One part of the Gemmatimonadota bacterium genome encodes these proteins:
- the uvrA gene encoding excinuclease ABC subunit UvrA, producing the protein MARRTIRIRGARQHNLRNLDIELPRDRLIVVTGLSGSGKSSLAFDTIYAEGQRRYVESLSAYARQFLGRMDKPDVDSIDGLSPAISIEQKGATRNPRSTVGTITEIYDYLRLLFARAGEPHCPDCGKPIVRQTTDQMTDAVLGLEEGTRVQILAPLVRGRKGAHEGVFRDIRREGFVRVRVDGEILDLDDAPALDKKRKHTIEAVVDRLVVRAGIRSRLADSISVAAGAAGGTVVLDTGGAQDMVLSENYACVDCGVGIGEITPRSFSFNGPYGACPECNGLGIRMSVDPELVIPDPDLSIADGAIHAWRGAKSSWYRGMLRALSKRLRFRLDTPWRKLSKRAREAILDGYPEELEHRWGGAKSKGTYSAPFPGVVPSLEKRYRQTEGDRTRQQIERYMRRLECPGCAGTRLRPESRAVRLGGQGIAEVAALSVEEVRAYFRGLRLTPRVRRIASPILREIDERLRFLSDVGVGYLSLDRAGRTLSGGEAQRIRLATQLGSSLVGVLYILDEPSIGLHPRDNRKLLESLLRLRDLGNTVLLVEHDRETMLTADHILDLGPGAGRHGGGVVAQGTPKQIMRSAKSLTGGHLAGRLRIEVPGERRAPERGAVVVRGAREHNLREIDVAFPLGRFVCVTGVSGSGKSTLVNDILVKEAARQLHAAQGVPGAHRRIEGLDRVDKVISIDQSPIGRTPRSNPATYTGVFTEIRRLFSETREARVRGYAPGRFSFNVRGGRCDACDGDGLVRIEMHFLPDVFVRCDECRGTRYNRETLEVLYRGRNIAEVLEMTVEEALAFLEKIPRIRSRLRVLSDVGLGYIHLGQSATTLSGGEAQRVKLATELARRGTGRTLYVLDEPTTGLHFEDIRKLLEVLHLLVDRGNTVIVIEHNMDVVKTADYLIDLGPEGGDGGGRVVAEGTPEEVARVRGSYTGRILSKELGPAKRKAHSRS; encoded by the coding sequence TTGGCCCGGCGTACGATTCGGATTCGGGGTGCCAGGCAGCACAACTTGCGGAACCTGGATATCGAGTTGCCGCGAGATCGCCTGATCGTGGTGACGGGGCTTTCGGGTTCGGGGAAGTCGTCGCTGGCCTTCGACACGATCTATGCCGAGGGTCAGCGCCGGTATGTGGAGAGCTTGTCCGCGTACGCCCGGCAGTTTCTCGGGCGCATGGACAAGCCCGATGTGGACTCCATCGACGGACTGTCCCCGGCCATCTCGATCGAGCAGAAAGGGGCCACGCGGAACCCCCGATCCACGGTCGGGACGATTACGGAGATCTACGACTACCTCCGCCTTCTCTTCGCCCGCGCCGGAGAGCCGCACTGCCCCGACTGCGGAAAGCCGATCGTGCGCCAGACCACCGACCAGATGACGGACGCGGTTCTCGGGCTGGAGGAGGGGACGCGCGTGCAGATCCTCGCGCCGCTGGTCCGGGGTCGGAAGGGAGCGCACGAAGGCGTGTTCCGGGACATCCGGCGGGAGGGGTTCGTGCGGGTGCGCGTCGACGGGGAGATCCTGGATCTCGATGATGCGCCCGCGCTCGACAAGAAGCGGAAGCACACGATCGAGGCGGTCGTGGACCGTCTGGTCGTCCGCGCGGGGATTCGCTCGCGGCTGGCGGACTCCATCTCGGTGGCGGCCGGGGCCGCGGGCGGGACGGTCGTCCTGGACACGGGTGGTGCGCAGGACATGGTGCTGTCGGAGAACTATGCGTGCGTGGATTGCGGCGTGGGAATCGGGGAGATCACACCGCGCTCGTTCTCCTTCAACGGTCCGTACGGGGCCTGCCCGGAGTGCAACGGCCTGGGGATCCGAATGTCGGTGGATCCGGAACTGGTCATCCCCGACCCGGACCTGTCGATTGCCGACGGCGCCATCCACGCATGGCGCGGCGCGAAGAGCAGCTGGTACCGGGGGATGCTGCGGGCGCTGTCGAAACGCCTTCGCTTTCGCCTGGACACGCCGTGGCGGAAGCTCTCGAAGCGTGCGCGGGAAGCGATTCTGGACGGGTACCCGGAGGAGCTGGAGCACCGCTGGGGCGGGGCGAAGTCGAAAGGGACCTATTCCGCGCCGTTTCCCGGAGTGGTTCCTTCGCTGGAGAAGCGGTATCGGCAGACCGAGGGAGACCGGACGCGCCAGCAGATCGAACGCTATATGCGGAGGCTGGAGTGCCCGGGCTGCGCGGGGACGCGGCTCCGGCCGGAGAGTCGGGCAGTGCGTCTCGGCGGGCAGGGGATCGCGGAGGTGGCCGCGCTCTCCGTGGAGGAGGTGCGTGCCTACTTCCGGGGGCTTCGGCTGACTCCGCGCGTGCGCAGGATTGCCTCTCCCATCCTCCGTGAAATCGACGAGCGCCTCCGCTTCCTGTCGGATGTGGGCGTGGGGTATCTGTCGCTGGATCGCGCGGGGAGGACGCTTTCCGGGGGGGAAGCGCAGCGCATCCGCCTGGCGACGCAACTGGGGTCGAGTCTGGTGGGCGTCCTCTACATTCTCGACGAGCCATCGATCGGGCTGCACCCGCGCGACAACCGGAAGCTCCTGGAGAGCCTCCTGCGCCTTCGCGATCTCGGCAACACGGTACTTCTGGTAGAGCATGACCGGGAGACCATGCTGACCGCGGACCACATTCTGGATCTCGGTCCGGGTGCGGGACGGCACGGCGGGGGGGTGGTGGCACAGGGAACCCCGAAGCAGATCATGCGAAGCGCGAAGAGCCTGACAGGCGGGCACCTCGCGGGGCGGCTTCGGATTGAAGTCCCCGGGGAGCGCCGTGCGCCGGAGCGGGGCGCGGTGGTTGTTCGCGGGGCGCGGGAGCACAATCTTCGGGAGATCGATGTGGCCTTTCCCCTCGGTCGGTTCGTGTGCGTGACGGGCGTGTCGGGATCGGGGAAGAGCACGCTGGTGAACGACATCCTCGTGAAGGAAGCGGCCCGCCAGCTTCACGCCGCCCAGGGCGTGCCCGGAGCGCATCGGCGCATCGAAGGGCTGGACCGGGTGGACAAGGTGATCAGCATCGATCAGTCGCCGATCGGGCGAACCCCGCGCTCCAATCCCGCTACCTACACCGGCGTGTTCACGGAGATCAGGCGGCTCTTCTCGGAGACCCGGGAAGCGCGTGTCCGTGGTTACGCGCCGGGGAGGTTCTCGTTCAATGTTCGTGGAGGGCGCTGCGATGCATGCGACGGCGACGGTCTGGTTCGCATCGAGATGCACTTCCTGCCGGATGTCTTTGTCCGGTGTGACGAATGCCGGGGCACGCGCTACAACCGCGAGACGCTGGAGGTCCTGTATCGCGGCAGGAACATCGCGGAAGTGCTGGAGATGACGGTCGAGGAAGCGCTGGCATTTCTGGAGAAGATTCCGCGCATCCGAAGTCGCCTCCGGGTTCTCTCGGATGTGGGGTTGGGGTACATCCATCTCGGGCAGTCGGCGACCACTCTTTCGGGAGGGGAGGCTCAGCGCGTCAAGCTGGCGACGGAACTCGCCCGGCGGGGCACCGGCCGCACGCTCTATGTGCTGGACGAACCGACCACGGGCCTCCACTTCGAGGACATTCGGAAACTGCTGGAGGTCCTGCACCTGCTGGTGGATCGCGGGAACACGGTGATCGTGATCGAGCACAACATGGATGTCGTGAAAACCGCGGACTACCTGATCGATCTCGGGCCGGAGGGGGGGGACGGCGGCGGGCGGGTCGTGGCGGAGGGCACGCCGGAGGAGGTCGCACGCGTCCGTGGATCCTATACGGGCCGGATTCTCTCGAAAGAACTGGGCCCTGCAAAGCGAAAGGCGCATTCGCGGAGTTGA
- a CDS encoding undecaprenyl-diphosphate phosphatase, with translation MNSGWEALLTGVLQGLTEFLPVSSSGHLALLEAALGSREGGIGMVVLVHAGTLLAILTVFHEGARRLARGLVLLPMRGLRRRSLGDDEGLAARVLVATVPGAAVGLFLEDRVEAAFASTDAVGVFLMMTGALLFSTRRLEPGQAPVSWKDAIWIGCAQAVAVLPGISRSGATLWAALRRGVARPAAAEFSFLAAVPLILGSLVLKLPDLARASEAGAGGALGIAFVAAFATGLVALIGFLRVIRSGRLHFFAPYCALVGLLAILAPRVF, from the coding sequence TTGAACTCCGGGTGGGAAGCGCTCCTGACCGGTGTTCTTCAGGGGCTTACGGAGTTCCTGCCGGTATCCAGTTCCGGCCACCTGGCTCTTCTGGAAGCGGCCCTGGGTTCCCGGGAGGGCGGTATCGGGATGGTGGTGCTCGTTCACGCGGGAACGCTGCTGGCCATCCTGACCGTCTTTCACGAGGGAGCGCGGCGGCTGGCCCGGGGGCTGGTTCTTCTGCCAATGCGGGGGTTGCGGCGCCGCTCTTTGGGCGATGACGAAGGACTGGCCGCTCGGGTCCTTGTGGCCACGGTCCCCGGCGCTGCGGTCGGTCTCTTCCTGGAGGACCGTGTGGAAGCCGCCTTCGCCAGCACGGATGCGGTCGGCGTGTTTCTGATGATGACCGGTGCGCTTCTCTTTTCGACGCGCAGGCTGGAACCCGGGCAGGCTCCCGTGAGCTGGAAGGATGCCATCTGGATCGGATGCGCACAGGCCGTCGCCGTCTTGCCCGGGATCTCCCGGTCCGGGGCGACTCTCTGGGCGGCGCTCCGTCGCGGAGTGGCCCGGCCGGCCGCTGCGGAGTTCTCGTTCCTGGCCGCCGTTCCGCTGATTCTGGGGTCGCTGGTGCTGAAGCTCCCGGACCTCGCCCGAGCCTCCGAGGCCGGGGCGGGCGGCGCGCTGGGGATCGCCTTCGTGGCGGCGTTCGCGACGGGACTGGTCGCTCTCATCGGGTTCCTTCGGGTGATCCGCTCGGGGCGGCTGCACTTCTTCGCGCCGTACTGCGCGCTCGTGGGACTCCTGGCGATTCTGGCACCGCGCGTCTTCTGA
- the trpA gene encoding tryptophan synthase subunit alpha: MSALSRVFRRSVAAGDAVLVPYLTAGDPGLAQTVDYACALVEGGAGVLELGVPFSDPLADGPVIQRASERALAAGTRTGDVLECAAAIHEKTGVPIVLMSYLNPVLRYGWERFPQDAAAAGVRGLILTDLPPEEAGPFLDGQREAGIGTVFLVAPTSGPERIRQAVELTTGFVYCVSRLGVTGERTALSAAFRPVLDGVREISDIPVGVGFGVSTPEQAREVGQLADGVIVGSRLVALAEEAGAKAVAALRSEARALSAALAGCRS; the protein is encoded by the coding sequence GTGAGCGCCCTGTCCCGGGTCTTCCGCCGGTCCGTGGCTGCCGGGGACGCGGTGCTGGTACCCTATCTGACGGCCGGAGATCCAGGGCTTGCCCAGACCGTGGACTACGCCTGCGCCCTCGTGGAAGGCGGGGCGGGAGTGCTCGAACTGGGGGTGCCCTTCTCCGACCCGTTGGCCGACGGGCCGGTGATTCAGCGCGCGTCCGAGCGAGCGCTTGCCGCGGGAACCCGCACGGGCGATGTGCTGGAGTGCGCCGCGGCCATCCATGAGAAGACCGGTGTCCCCATTGTTCTCATGAGCTATCTGAACCCCGTCCTCCGGTACGGCTGGGAGCGCTTCCCTCAAGACGCCGCCGCCGCGGGTGTTCGGGGACTCATTCTGACGGACCTCCCTCCCGAGGAGGCGGGGCCTTTTCTTGACGGTCAGCGAGAGGCGGGTATCGGCACCGTGTTCCTGGTCGCGCCGACTTCCGGCCCGGAGAGGATCCGGCAGGCGGTGGAGTTGACCACCGGCTTCGTCTACTGCGTGAGTCGCCTCGGCGTGACGGGTGAACGGACCGCGCTGTCCGCCGCCTTCCGGCCGGTACTTGACGGCGTGCGGGAGATCTCGGACATCCCGGTTGGAGTAGGCTTTGGCGTATCCACTCCCGAGCAGGCTCGCGAAGTCGGGCAACTGGCCGACGGCGTGATCGTGGGGAGCCGCCTGGTCGCCCTCGCGGAAGAGGCCGGGGCGAAGGCCGTGGCCGCGCTTCGCTCCGAAGCCCGCGCGCTGTCGGCCGCGTTGGCGGGGTGCCGATCTTGA
- a CDS encoding tetratricopeptide repeat protein, whose translation MFNWFRKWHDTGNGISRRVAEAEKAVSGSGARDVGRWEALADACAREREARGEYRALARISELLPEDFDRAFASGLAARRAHLIPEALDSFSRCLALDPESATAHSQYAKALDFAGDKDAALQHHRKALELSGGSAEAYYHLGVTHANNERNQEAMEAYRAAVEADPSFARAHGNLGVLLDRAGEFDHAVEEIRRAVELEPERAEWHLNLGALYGEHHQFDEAIEEFFLALECDPHNAEARFNLGVAYLDRGQCGQAVEELRRAVTTAPNNAIILRALADAHQKKGQYERAVRTLRDALRVAPDEACAHYELGCVLNKMDRVEEAITEFERTIALDPENGRAYYHLGVAFDKRGDPLPAREAYRRSEEILSKEEA comes from the coding sequence GTGTTCAACTGGTTCAGGAAATGGCACGACACCGGGAACGGCATCTCGCGGCGCGTGGCGGAAGCCGAGAAAGCGGTGAGCGGATCCGGGGCGCGGGATGTCGGGCGCTGGGAGGCCCTGGCCGACGCCTGTGCGCGGGAGCGGGAGGCTCGCGGCGAGTATCGGGCGCTGGCACGCATCTCGGAGCTTCTTCCGGAGGATTTCGACCGCGCCTTCGCCAGCGGACTGGCTGCGCGGAGAGCGCATTTGATTCCCGAAGCACTCGACAGTTTCAGCCGGTGCCTTGCGCTGGATCCGGAGAGTGCCACCGCGCACAGTCAGTACGCGAAGGCCCTCGATTTCGCGGGGGACAAGGATGCCGCACTGCAGCACCACCGCAAGGCTCTGGAGTTGTCCGGGGGTTCAGCGGAGGCCTACTACCACCTTGGCGTGACGCATGCGAATAACGAGCGGAATCAGGAAGCGATGGAGGCGTATCGCGCCGCGGTCGAAGCGGATCCTTCCTTCGCACGGGCCCATGGGAATCTGGGCGTGTTGCTCGATCGGGCGGGGGAGTTTGACCACGCGGTCGAGGAAATCCGGCGGGCCGTGGAACTGGAACCGGAGCGAGCGGAGTGGCATCTGAATCTGGGGGCGCTCTATGGGGAGCACCATCAGTTTGACGAGGCCATCGAGGAGTTCTTTCTTGCGCTGGAGTGTGATCCCCACAATGCGGAAGCCCGCTTCAATCTGGGGGTGGCGTACCTGGACCGGGGACAGTGCGGGCAGGCGGTGGAGGAACTGCGCCGGGCGGTCACCACGGCGCCGAACAATGCCATCATCCTTCGGGCGCTTGCGGATGCTCATCAGAAGAAAGGGCAGTACGAGCGAGCCGTGAGGACACTTCGGGATGCTCTTCGGGTTGCGCCGGACGAAGCTTGCGCACACTACGAACTCGGTTGTGTTCTCAACAAGATGGACCGCGTGGAAGAGGCCATCACCGAGTTCGAGAGGACCATCGCGCTGGATCCGGAAAACGGCCGGGCCTACTACCATCTGGGGGTTGCCTTCGACAAAAGAGGGGACCCGCTTCCCGCGCGGGAAGCCTATCGGCGCTCGGAAGAGATTCTCTCGAAAGAGGAGGCTTAG